A region of the Silene latifolia isolate original U9 population unplaced genomic scaffold, ASM4854445v1 scaffold_79, whole genome shotgun sequence genome:
ATACACTTTTGTCTACCCTATTAAACTTTTGAAATACTCGACTTTTTTCTCTCGAATTTTCTAACTTGTGAGACGTGAAATCTGAAAAGCGGATATATAATTATTGTAGATTTTATAACTTGTTTATTTACGCAATATAGATTTGATTATACTCATTGTTGTAACATTgctttttatttatcatattaccCTTATTGTTTCTTCTTAACTTAATTCTCTAAATTCTCTCTCATTTCCCCTCTCATCTACCATCGTCTGGAAGTAGTGTTCGCCAACCGACCGACTACCTCAAGACCAAACAAAGAGACCCTTCACCGATCTAACCGCACCTAACACCTCGGACCATGACATCTCTCTCAAGTCTTAACCCCTTACTCCCCCACCCAACCCGACCCCCACCTGACCAACACCCAGCAATTCATATCCTACCCCCTCCTGCCTCCACCATCCCTTACATCCCTCACCATGCCTCCAGCAGAACCACCTTCCCGACCAAAACCCAACCATGATCCCTAACCTTCTCAAAACCTTATGCGACTCCTCACCCCATCATTACCCACCCATCACGACCTCTCCCTTATCACGACCTCCCACCAGCAACCTCGCCCATTCATTCGCTTTTTAAGTTGTCATTGAGTCATGTTACCACTTACCTCTCAACATTGTAAATCATTATGTCATGCAACACAGTTAATTTGAGTTGATTTAAAATGGGAAATTTGAGATTTTTTTTGCTAACACCTTAGCTTATTTACTCATTACCTTTCAATGTCATAATGTTTTGCATTAGTTAGATAATTTTATAAAGTCACTCGaacttataaaaaataaaaataatactaAGTATCTAAATTGAATTTTTAATAATTTTATATTATTACTCATGATCTGAGATATATTATGTAATAATTACTTGTGAAATTTTAGCAAATTAtatctatttctatttttttttttttgtaaaacccAATATCAGAATAAAGTAAGATTATTTCAAGGTAATAAAATATTGTCTTTCTCATCTTTTATTAAACGATGCACTTTGATTTAGTAAAAGAATTAAAATTTATGATTAGTAGCAAACTTACTCATTATAGTTGCCTATGAGATACGATTTTGACAATGACTCATTGGCTTGAAAGattagttttaaaaaaaaaacagagagagAATCTTGATTTAAAACTTAAGTTTTTTAATATTGCAATTTATAATATGAATTGACCCGATTAAATATAATACGATCCTATTGTTTATTGTTGCACACGGTCTATTATCACTAAATAACTTGAAAATAGCTTATCCGAAGATGACCCGGACTCGACTATAAATCTTGCAAACCCAAGATGACTTAACTCGAACTAATCCGATCAGAATCCGACCGGGTTGACCCATTTGCTAAGTCTAAACCCAGTGACCTATTTGTATGGCAAATTTAAAGTCATTTTCTATTTGTGAGAGGTAACCCACGTGCGAATGGATCTCAGGTTTTCATCAAATACAATGACAAAATTAAGATGAACAACATCTCGCAGTAGTAAGTACATAATCATAATGCTGACCTCATTAAGTATATGATCAATGTTCCAATAGTTACCCTGGACAATTGGCATAGTCTATATGTGTGGCAGAGGTGGAAACATGATGGTGTGGCGAGATGATGGTGGTCGAAGGTGGGTGGCGTTTGGAAGTAACCACTTGATCATAGTGGACAATTTCGCACACATATTATAAGTGTTCAAAGTAACAGAAGATCATAAAGAGTAACAATTACTTGATACACTGCGGGCCGGGGGTACCAAGTCTTAATAGTCTAATACTCTTGGTGATATTAATTATTAAAGGTAAAAAAATGGATATTAGTGGCTAAAAACGGCAGAAGATAACAtgcattttttttccaaaaacaATTGTTATTCACTTATACTTCATATTTGCTAAGTTCCTTCTCTACCAAAATCATACAGCAGTAAATTTGGAAATGATTATATGCTAGTATCTTTTCAGAATCAAGAATCAAGGCTTAAATTTCGGTTTGTTCAATTTTATGCACTTTCTAATATCTTACTTTAGGATTTTTAACCTGTcatttttaaaaatttaaaaatttagtggggCTAAATAAGATCAAAATTTGACAATCATTAGTTATTAGTTACTAATTTGAATTATGATGATTAAAATAATTATGATTAAGTTAAATGATTTTGAATTTATGAAAAGTTTAGGATAATATGATTTAAAGTAAGATTTTTTTTTAAACTCACTGGAGGATTCTTAAAAGTATTCAAAAATATCAGCATGTGTATATTCTAACCTTAAAGTCATATTTAAAACTTAATTAGTCAAATTTATGTAATTAATCAGCATGTAATATATTCTTTAAAAGATACTCAAAAATTATCCTAAAATCGTAACTGAACAAATATCATAAGATGTAGGCAGTAAAATCTAGGAAAATAAGTTGTTAAAGAAATTTTAAGATGGTATAAGCTGTAAACGAAATTTTAGGATGATTTTTAATTGAGTTAGGAAACATCATATATTATTGCCGTTATTTAAGTTTGAGATTTCGTATTATATGTCTAGTTGACGACTTGATTAGTTAGTTTGTATAAATGCATAGCAATTATATATTATATAATTGTATTAATGgaaaattatatatttgtataAATGGCAAGCAATATTAAATATATCATACCTAGTTGATTAAATATATCCCGAATATCTAGGCATCAGTTTAGGAAACCATATCATATTTGTTAGATATCCAGCAAATGACACGTGGCGTATGAATAGGTGTTGACACGTGGCGATTAAATAGGCTGCTGGTTGttcctttaatataatatatgatatgatatCTCTCTCAAGTTCGTAGATTGCTCGTGAGTCTCGTTCATTCCTCtcttgcgtcgattgtgtcgaTAAGCCACTAGTCCTATGTGTTTTGTCAGTTTGTCTTTTTAAGGTTTACCCTAATTTTGTGATTTGAGGGAAAAGGGATATtttgcatgattgtgattggattgtatgattgttgttaggtggagaattcgtagaagagcagTTCTAGCTTCCTTGTTGACTCGTATCGGATTTGtactaaggtagggtttctctactcggtttactgtataattgatttaatgcattgttgtgattgattgatttgattcatgctattgattgattgttgttggtggattggagtatggGTGTTCGAgatgtgatggttgttgatgttcgtgaggtgcgtcctcggctgagtggagtcacttgcgggagtggctttacgcccttgattcgccctctgtggaacctgccacaggtgggtatgtgcacattaatgaacttgggttttcgctcgtgtgaagagcggggcttaagtgggaaaggctgcggtcccccactggcggcgaggattatctgttgcgatgggtaatctggcagggctacacactctagtgtgtagtcagttatgagatgtgattgggagttggagatggTTGTGGAACAGCTGTTTACCTTTGTTGcactttgtcttattttaattatgcagtgaactgacccaattgttgttgttttgtaaacctgtggtaatccattcggggatggtgagcagattgtgacaggcgatggttgtctttagctatggggacgagatgggatgtcatcacttcgagtctagctttcgCTGTTACAAGTTTAGCCATTTAAGATTTCAGCTGTTTTGAGTATTAGTAAACATTTCTTTTGAGTTGGTTTTGAGACAATGTAATCGTTAactttatatactttaataaatgttttggaatggttaattttgatatactagcctcgggaaaccgagatgataacagtctcccatgctagggtggtccttggtaaggcaccttagtATGTGGGGGTGTTATAAAATGGTATAAGAGCGatgattctggaacctaaaaccaatgaacctaatgaacatagggagtctaaataaaatgaacgcggggagagttgtttggagctgccgcaaagagttgggagacgtcccgaagtcgcattgaggcccttacaattTCTAGCCGGTCAACGTGGGGGTGTCTTGGGAATCGTTGTGTGTTTAAAGTAATGTGTGTTGTAATTGTAGCTGCGAATttttgtgaagttgttggatgaagTGAGAAAGTAATGTGTGTGGTACTTGTACCTTTAAGTGTATGTTGGATGAAATATGTTTTTTGGTTGAATGGAAGCgattggagtatatgtaatgtgatGTGGCGTAtgtctatatgatcatgatgatgttaatgtttgatttgttggtagtagcatgtgattaaggtcatgcgtctatacaGTTGTGTTTCATTTACAtatgggtatgataaaagttcacctatatagtggtttttagaagtattgagtggttattgtttgccttattcatgttcaaattgttttgtaTGAAGACCGATTGTGGAGGGGCTGTCTTAAAACTGTTATAAGTCGAGTTATAGAAATCATATTGCtttaattccaattggaggtgatagtttgtcctcttacgattctaacgataggtcacacgcccaaaattaccaagtaacgagtgagatatgactgttttacgaaacctggacgttgctgagaactgtgccggtactcgaccgagtaggccttactcggccgagtatctttcatactcggccgattgtgagttgtgacaggtgatggttgtctttagctacggggatgagatgggatgtcatcacttcgagtctagctttcgctgttacgagtttagctattTAAGATTTCAGTTGTTTTGAGTATTAGTAAACATTTCTTTTGAGTTGGTTTTGAGACAATGTAATCGTTAactttatatactttaataaatattttgaaatggttacttttgatatactagcctcgggaaaccgagatggtaacagtctctcatgctagggtggtctttggtaaggcaccttggtatgtgggggtgttacatgctCAACCAGTAAACTCACCCATAAATGGGTAAATTTGATAAAAACATGTATTTAAATCAAATGAAACCAAATATAAAATGTCTTAACTTTCAAACTTTTGAAATAAAAATTATGCTTCTCTTTGTTTTAAAGCATAGTTTTACCATATGATTAATTAATCAAATAATTAACATATAAGATAAATATAGTCACTATTTTGTCACACACCTGTAACAACTGATCAATCTAATACTTCATATAACTTTGTAATATTGAATATATTAGCCAAAACATGCTTATTCTTACTAATATCATATAGCAAATTAGataattataaaaattaacaaTAAATATATGTTATCATTAAAATTAAAGAAAATGAATATTTGAAAAAAGACCTTAATTTGACTCATTTCTGCCCCTAAGCCGACATGAAACCCGTATAAACCCGACCCATATAAAACCCGTATTTAACAAACCCAAAATAGACCCGGCCGGTATTTTACCCCAACCCCGATATATTGACCCGTTTGAGAGGTACTTTAATTAGAGCATCATAATGAATGCTTTTAATTGACATTCTAATctaatacttcgtatttaataTGTATTTAAATATATAAGTCTCATAGAGATAGATAACCCCAACAGATTTAAAATTAATAGAATTATTTAATGCAAAAAGCTCTGTTAATTAATAGTTAAAATAATcttaacaatatatatatatatatatatatatatatatatatatatatatatatatatatatatatatatatatatatatatatatatatattggtaAAAGCCGGTAAGTATTATATATAAGAGGATCGTAACCATACACGAGATTTTTGGGTTAATCTGAATAAGACAACCCAAAACACACTCCGCAAGCCCAAAGCCCGCATTTGATACAACAGGACCAAATGCACAACAAACACAAGCAGACATCAAACTGAAATGtaagaacaacaacaaaaacaaattgGGGGAAAAATCAAATCCCTAAATTCGTCTTCTCCAACCTCCTCAATGCCACACTATCGTCATTCTTCTCCAGTaatatgttgaatgaagcttcgatccGTGATCTTTACTGATGCTTTGAGATCGGCGAACACCCTTCTCCTCATTTCCTCGATGATTTGTTAAGCTAGCAAGTTTGGTCGTATCAGGGAGAATTCGATTCTACTCTGATGTCTTTATTTCCAGATATGATAGAGGCAGGCATTAATGGTAGCGTTGATAATCCCTTGCTTCAGCTTGGATCCCTTTATCCTCAGTCTCCAATTCAGCACATCCTGATATGGCAGAGGGAGACCAAGCCAATCCCCTACACTCACCATGCATCACCCTCCTGCTGTATGGGCAATCAAAGAACAGATGGTCAATTATTTCGGTTCCGTTTCTGCAAATCCGGCAAGTATCCTCTTCGCTAATATTTAGATTATGAACTTTCTCCATGGTATTCATGTTTCTATGTTGATATACCCATGAGATGAAGCTATGTTTTGGTATACTCCATTTATTCCAGACCAAATTATTGCAATAGACCTTCGGACCCTTGTCTCGTATAAAATAGTAGCCTTTAGCAATGGTGTATTCTTTGTTGTGTTGTGTAGTCCACATGTTCTGACTGTAGGCTTCTTTGAAAAGATTTTTGACTCGACAAATTCGCCTCCAGTACCAACTAGTACTGGTAGGAGGTTCATAAGTTAGCCAATCCTTCCCCTTTATATAAGTATGATTTACCCATCTGACCCACATGTGGTCGGAGGAA
Encoded here:
- the LOC141640408 gene encoding uncharacterized protein LOC141640408, yielding MGKACKPWDEGGLGLKNDIQWNKAAVGKLSSGLHPDSSDHMWVRWVNHTYIKGKDWLTYEPPTSTSWYWRRICRVKNLFKEAYSQNMWTTQHNKEYTIAKGYYFIRDKGPKVYCNNLVWNKWSIPKHSFISWVYQHRNMNTMEKVHNLNISEEDTCRICRNGTEIIDHLFFDCPYSRRVMHGECRGLAWSPSAISGCAELETEDKGIQAEARDYQRYH